The Raphanus sativus cultivar WK10039 chromosome 6, ASM80110v3, whole genome shotgun sequence sequence CTAcataatttgtttttctttttgtctcaTTTTGTTAAAGATCTTTTTATTTCGAAATTCCCATGAACATGCAattatttgaaaagaaaaataaatcataaatcataattGAATTAAAAGAAACTGACCTCAAGATAGATATCAATGGCTCTGAACAATCCATCAAACCAATCTCTAGCTGAGTCTGGCAGACTCTCTGCAACTTCTAGAAACTTTGACACTTTAAGGTTCTGGTCTGGAGATATCTCTCTCAGATACTCATCAATCAACTTCCCCATTCTTCTTATCCTCAAACTCTCATCTTCCTCTTTTGTGCTGCTGCAGTTTCTGACAAACACTTTAAGCAATCTTACCACCAAATCAACATCGTAAAACCCTTTGTCTCTCTTCCCCCCAGTTGGTATCAGAAGATCATCAAGCGTTGCTTGATCCAGCATTTCTCCAATAACTCTCTCTAAACCAGTTCTTGATTCTTTGCTGATGCTAAAACCAGATAAAACCCTAAGAACCCACAAGATCTTCCTGCAGGAAAACGAGGTTTTCGCAGCAAAGATCACTCCCTGAACCGCTGTGTTAGCTAAACCTGAATACTCGAGCTTGCTGTTTGATTTGCTGTGAACCTTTGTCTTGAGGTAATGGAGGAGAAATCTCGTAAGGACTAAACTGTCATTGTCCTGGTCAAAAGCTCCAAGGTTCTTTATCAGTCTCTCAATGACCTTTGGCCCGAGGCTTGACATATCATCAAACCACCACTCGTTGCTTGTCTTGCAAGAAAACGATCTCGAAGTAGACCTTTTGTCTGAATCAGACCTATTCTTTGCCGTCTCCGGAGACATAGAGGACGCAGAGGCAGAGGAAGACGTTGAGGACGAGGCAAAGACTTGACTCATGTCCGAGTTCTGAGCGATCTTGGCTAACACCCCGAAGACAAGCTTATCAACAAGACCGTACGAGTCTGCGTGTAAGAACACTCGTTCGCAGCTCTTGAGGCATGAAACGATGTCGTTCCATGACCAGTAGAACATTCCTTCAAGAAACTTCTCTGTTTGAAGGGAGAGGTTCGAAGAACAGAGTATCTCTGTCATCTCAAGAAACAGAGAAGAGCAATACAAGATGGAGACGTTTGAGACATCGATCGAGATTCCCCCGCCGTTGCTGTAACAGAATCTTGAAACCAAGTCGAACCCATCTGGTCCACCTGGAAAGTTTTGGACTTGGATGATGGTTCTACCGTTCTtgtggttcttcttcttcttgttgctctgTTTTATCAGCTTCCTCAAGAACCCTGAGTACTCTGACATCAAATcctaacaaaaaaacaaagtttcatTCAGATCAAAGAACACAAAGGAAGTTAGATTTGGTGTGATTAGTTAATTTGTTACCTGATTGACGAAGAAAGTGAATTCTTGATCGATATTGATTTGTAGATCACAGAGAAGAGACATTGTGTGAACTTCTTTTGCATTTGGTGATTGAATGAAGCTTGTAACCTGGTGACTCTTGTGAGCTTCTCTCGTTTCTTCTTACTTTGTTTCTCCTTTTGGATTGTGAGAGCAATAATAGTTATCACATGGAAACAGctatttatatatctttttatttgggCGTCTTTATTACTATatactttattatatatatgtacatatatacttCTTTGTATATATTAGAACTCATATAATtatgtaaacatatatatacaaacatagaagtacatttataaattttacaaacgAGAATTGGTCCCATGGATGAACTTTTCTAACCCTAGTAGTAGAATATCGAACATGGACTTGTAGCATGATAGGTATTAGGTTGTGTCGCTAATGTGCCAGAATTATTAGAGTCATAGACCATTTCCATCCATGAACCCCAATTTTGTGCGTGGGACCCGCGGAACAGGGTAAGAATTACCTCTTAAATAAGAGGTTTAAGAGGTGAGAGAGTGAGAGTTTTAAAGAAAAAGGAGGATTGGTGGGATCTCATTGCTAACAAACTCTATTAAGATGGAGGTGCCCTTACATCTGAGAGTTGAGAAAATTACTAAATTGTAGATTAGTATATGAAAGTGTGGTAGTCctacatttttatatagtttggaGGTGAACATATTTACTAATATAGTATTGAAGTCCCAAAAAAAAGTGTTGAAGTCCCAAAAATTTAATTTCTCGTTTGTGGTTCATATGTAGATGTCTAGTTTCAAATGTCCGATTCTGAAAATGAAAGATGTGAATTGGAATCTCATATCAAACATTGAataaattgttaattaataCATGTAAGTGTGTGGTAATCCTCAATTCTTAAATTACATTTTTGGTGAATAGAATCCAGTTTGCTGGAAAAAATAGAGAACATATAAACTAGTGAAGTATAATAGTCATGCAGTTTCACTTTGTAAACTGGTTGAGTATAGCAGGATCTGATCTAGAGTTAGGCTCAGGCGGTCCGTATTTTCTCTCCCAGGCGAGCTTATCGAGAATGGTCTTTAGCTGCTGGTCCGTTTGAAATATCCCTGCAAAACTTTCTGCTCTTTCACCTGTTCATGACCTGCCAACCCTGAACACGCTTGGAAAATTCAAATTGCTAACTACTTTTAGCAATATCCTCCGGTCCAACAAGAGCTCCTTGGCCAAATCTCACCGGGTTCACCCCCGACGTTGTCGGAGGGCCGCCGCTAGCAATGGAACCAACGACAGAGATACAGAGCAGGAAGGGGAGACCAGTCACGGGAGCGCTGGTTGGTGAGACAGCAGTTTGAAGGAAGGCTAGTTAGTGCTGAACGAAGATCTTTGCGATAACTCTACAACATCACTCACCGCCAAGTGAGAAGAAACCTGCAATAAAACACAAGTTCGAGAACAAAACCTGCTAATCGAAGCTTGCTAAGATGCAAAGAAGACTATCTTATGCAGAAAATGGCAAAGGGCTAGCTGCGCCTCAGGAACCCCCAAGAACGGCGAGGATAAGAGTCCCTGCTGTTGATAACTCTGCCCTGATAAGGAAACACTCTCTCACGCTGGTGGGAAGAATCACTAACCCCAAACACCAAAGGATGTGGTCGCTAATCCCATTCTTTTCAGAACACTGGAAAGTAGAGACGAAACCAGTGGGAGCGGATCTTGGAAATGGGTGCTTCCAGTTCCAATTTGCTTCTGAGCAAGACGTGCTGAAGGTATTGGCAGATCGACCTTACCACTTTGCCCACTGGATGATTATACTCCAAAGATGGGAACCGTCAACATCTCCAAACTTCCCAAACCAGATCCCTTTCTGGATCCAAGTCCAGGGGATCCCCCTCCATCTCTGGTCGGAGGCGGCGCTGGAAGCCTTAGCTGACGACATTGGAATCCGTGACTCGATAGAGATAACAGCTACAAAAGCAAGAATGAGAGTGCAGATAAACGGGCTTCTACCGCTCATCACAAAAGCTACACTGGATTATGATACAGGAGAGGAGATTGAGGCAACTCTAGTATATGAAAAAATTGAGAAGTACTGTAAAACATGCTTCCGGCTGGATCATGAAGTGCAAGACTGCCCTGAGGGACAACGAAAGGAAAGGGAAGCGCTGGAAACACGTCGACAATCAGACGAACCCCGACGTGCTCAGGTGGAGAAACAGCGTTTTGAGACTCTCACAAACTCCAGAGCACACTCAAACTATCGAAACCTGGAAACAAATCAGAGAGACAACTTTACGTCAGGGTATAACAGAAGAGGGGAAAGAGAGCAATCCTACCAAACTGAGTTTAGGAGAAGAAACTCACCCCCACGACGTGGAAGAGAAGTAAGCAGATCCTTCTCTCGTAATGAGGGGCGCAATGAGAGTCGCAATGACCAGCCAAACTACCACAATTACAACCTAGAAGCAGCATCGAAATCTTACCATTCGAGGGAGTTCAGGAGAACAGACAATTACAGCTCTGAGAGAACTCAATCACAAATAGCCCCGAGGAGTGGATCAAACCGACCATCATGGGttgaaaaaactaaacaaaGCAGCTACCGTCAAGTGGAAGTAACTGAGTCGTCAAGACCAATTCTGAATCCACCAATGTCGGAGTTGCCGGCTGGAGCGCTAAATGAAGCTATGGTGGAGGTCAGAGAAGCTATGACACAATATACAAACTGTGCTGATCCCACTGAAAGCGCGGCCAGGAAGGAGAGATTCAGGCAAGCTGAGGAGCTTGGAGAGATAGAGGAAACAGCAGTTTCGATGGTCAGAGCGTCGCTAGGATCAGTACCTGAACCTATGCTTGACGACACTCACCAAATGATCACTCCTACGCGACTCCCTGCACTCCAACGACTTGGACCAATAATGGAAAATGAGGAAGTAACTGGTAGTGAAAACCCTCCTCCTTTGGCTTCTAAACGTAAACCAGGAAGACCACCTGGCAGAAAAGCGGTGGCTGCCTCACCACTGAACTTCTTGGGTGTAGGAATGAGGAGAAGGAAAATCTCCAAAACCCAACCGTCTCCTTCAAGGAAGAAATCTACCATAACTATCCCTCGTAGAGAGGAGAACCGTCGTGTAGCTACTGGAACCTCATCTGCAGGAACCAGTGCAAACATAAGAAGAACAAAGCTGAAGTAACGACCAACAGGTACTACTTCAGCTCCGCTTGGGGGTAGTGGGATGGATTTTCAAAATCCGTCCTCTCCTCTTCCTTAAAAGTGGTATGTTGGAACTGCCAAGGGGTGGGGAACCCTTGGACAGTTCGTCGTCTCAGAGAAATCTGCAAAAAAGTGGACCCtgatatcatatttttatctgAGACAAAAAATCCCCAGGAGGTGATGGCGAAGAAATTGGAGTGCTTGAGACTCCCAAATCTAAAGACTGTACCTCCACAAGGCAGAGCAGGAGGAGGGCTAGCGCTTCTTTGGAAAGATGGCATTGATATTGATGTAATCTCCTCCTGTAAAAACTATTTCGATACGAAATTAATGTATGAAGGAAAGGCTAGCTATGCTACTTTTGTTTACGGTGATCCAGATAAGAAACGAAGAAAACAAGTATGGGATTACCTAACGGCGCTAGCACTGATAAGAGACGCCCCGTGGTTTGCCTCAGGAGATTTTAATGATATGACGGGCAACTGTGAGAAGGAAGGAGGAACTGAACGCTCGGAGAAATCTTTTGATGACTTCAGATCATTTATGGCAGAAGGGGACCTGTACGACTTACAGCACACTGGCAACTTCCTCTCCTGGAAGGGAAAAAAGGGCAACCATAATGTGAAGTGCAGACTGGACCGGGCTCTGTCAAATAGTGCTTGGGCAGAACTCTATCCATCAGGGAGATGCGAGTACCTGAGATATGAAAGCTCTGATCACCGCCCTATAGTAACGTACTTTGAACCCCTGAAACTGAAGAAAAAAGGCATTTTCAGATATGACAGAAGCTTGAGTAAAAACGCTGAAGTATTAAAGCTGATTGAAGACACTTGGACTACAGAAACTCAACTTAAAGTCAAGCAAAAGATAGACAGATGCAGAACAGCTATAATAAAGTGGTCCAAGCAAAAACAGAAGGAAATTAAAGATATCCTGGAGGGACTAAAGAAAGAAATCGATCGCATCATGTCAGACTCAGAACCGGATGAGATCAGACTAAAGGAGCTGAATGAGAAACTACACAAAGCCTACAAGTTGGAGGAAGAGCATTGGCAGCAAAGAAGCAGACAACTTTGGCTTAATCTAGATGATAAAAACACTggtttttccatgcatcaacgAAAAAACGGAAGGCCTTAAACAAGTTTTCAGTTCTAGAGGGTGAAGATGGCGAACCTGTGTATTCGGAGGAAGAGATAACAGTGACATTGGAAGCCTATTTCCAAAGAATCTTCACACCTACAAACAGAGACACGCAGGAGATGAAACAAATCATAAACGAGGCAATCACCCCACAAATTTCTGAGGAGACAAACCAGAGATTGATCAAGATACCTGATGCACTGGAGATAAAAGAAGCACTCTTCTCGATCCATCCTGGAAAGGCTCCGGGCCCAGACGGTTTCTCTGCTTGCTTTTTCCAAACGAACTGGAGCGTAGTGGGAGAAGATCTGGTGAAGGAGGTGCAAGATTTCTTCCTATCCGGCTGTATGCCGAGAACTGTCAACGAGACCCATATTAGACTGATTCCAAAAATCACAAGCCCAATGAAAGTAGCGGATTACAGACCTTTGGCGCTATGTAACGTCTGTTACAAAATCATATCGAAGCTCATATCCAGAAGGATCCAGCCCCTTCTCAGCGCCCTGATCACAGAAACACAGTCTGCATTTGTGCCGAAAAGAGCGATATCAGACAATGTGTTGCTAACGCATGAAATATTGCACTATCTAAAGACGTCAAAAGCTAAAAAGCACTGCTACATGGCCATAAAGACTGATATGAGTAAGGCCTATGATAGGCTTGAATGGGACTTCATTGAAGCGATGCTACAGAAATATGGATTTCATCCAACGTGGATTCAATGGATCATGCAATGCATCTCTACTGTCAGCTACTCGTTTATAATCAATGATGCTACAAGGGGGTCAGTCGAGCCAGGAAGAGGAATCAGGCAGGGGGACCCGCTATCCCCATACCTATTCATTTTATGCAGCGAGTTGCTATCAGGTTTGTGTCAACTGGGCCAAAGGAATGGGAAATTCAAAGGGATCAAGATAGCTACAGGATGTCCTAGCATAAATCATCTGCTTTTTGCAGATGATACAATGTTTTTCTGCAAAGCTAATCAGGAAAATGCTCTAACACTACTCAACATCCTAACAACATACGAAGGAGTCTCTGGGCAACTAATTAACGCGCAAAAGTCTGCAGTCACTTTCTCACGAAAGATCAGACAGGACAAGAGGAACTCAATCAAACAAACGCTAGGAATTGAGATGGATGGTGGCTTTGGGAAATACCTGGGATTGCCG is a genomic window containing:
- the LOC108835244 gene encoding BTB/POZ domain-containing protein At3g19850, yielding MSLLCDLQINIDQEFTFFVNQDLMSEYSGFLRKLIKQSNKKKKNHKNGRTIIQVQNFPGGPDGFDLVSRFCYSNGGGISIDVSNVSILYCSSLFLEMTEILCSSNLSLQTEKFLEGMFYWSWNDIVSCLKSCERVFLHADSYGLVDKLVFGVLAKIAQNSDMSQVFASSSTSSSASASSMSPETAKNRSDSDKRSTSRSFSCKTSNEWWFDDMSSLGPKVIERLIKNLGAFDQDNDSLVLTRFLLHYLKTKVHSKSNSKLEYSGLANTAVQGVIFAAKTSFSCRKILWVLRVLSGFSISKESRTGLERVIGEMLDQATLDDLLIPTGGKRDKGFYDVDLVVRLLKVFVRNCSSTKEEDESLRIRRMGKLIDEYLREISPDQNLKVSKFLEVAESLPDSARDWFDGLFRAIDIYLESHPNLLSEDRTKLCRCLNYKKLTLETCKQLAKNPKIPPNIAVQALKSQQLSNETLPHSREDKIKLNKTRNSRKYVEEKPILVRLKGFEMSDKLVDGFEDDIKMNLEKRHWNKVMDNSQKVCKEKKSEVVSRLVRHGHTHSSSNFPRLC